The Candidatus Scalindua japonica genome has a window encoding:
- the miaA gene encoding tRNA (adenosine(37)-N6)-dimethylallyltransferase MiaA, translating into MSVSEMTITILTGPTACDKTEIGFIAAQMIKGEIISADSMLFYRGMDIGTAKPSPDMKKIVPHHFIDIIDPWESYSVGKYVDDVEALVNNAGSKELKFLIVGGSPLYIKGLVDGIFKGPEADWSIRRELEELAEKKGNKHVHDILQKIDPVKAAEFHPNNLRRIIRAIEVYRITGESLSVLQKKNKQERKGYQFKIICIGRDREDMYRRINERVEIMFDKGLIDEVQSLLNNPRGLSKQAKQALGYKEVIEYLDGGLSLDDVKDMVKLNTRRFAKRQMTWFRGFSDVQWLEAEEHEGPESIAKEIIALYRH; encoded by the coding sequence TTGTCTGTTAGTGAAATGACTATTACAATACTTACCGGGCCAACGGCCTGTGATAAAACTGAGATCGGGTTTATTGCCGCACAGATGATTAAAGGTGAGATCATCTCCGCGGATTCAATGCTTTTTTACCGTGGAATGGATATTGGGACTGCAAAGCCATCACCCGATATGAAGAAGATTGTTCCGCACCATTTTATCGATATTATTGATCCATGGGAGAGCTATAGTGTCGGTAAGTATGTTGATGATGTGGAAGCATTGGTAAACAATGCTGGCAGTAAAGAACTGAAGTTTCTGATTGTCGGTGGAAGCCCTCTTTATATAAAAGGTCTTGTTGACGGTATTTTCAAAGGTCCTGAAGCAGACTGGAGTATTCGTAGAGAGTTGGAAGAGCTTGCGGAAAAGAAGGGTAATAAGCACGTTCACGATATTCTGCAAAAGATAGATCCTGTTAAAGCGGCTGAATTTCATCCGAACAATCTCCGACGTATCATACGTGCTATTGAGGTATATAGAATAACAGGCGAGTCTCTTTCTGTACTACAGAAAAAAAATAAACAGGAAAGAAAGGGTTATCAGTTTAAGATCATCTGTATCGGACGAGACAGGGAAGATATGTACCGGAGGATTAATGAACGGGTTGAGATAATGTTTGATAAAGGGCTTATTGACGAAGTGCAATCTTTGTTGAATAATCCCAGAGGTTTAAGCAAGCAGGCAAAGCAGGCGCTTGGTTATAAGGAGGTTATTGAATATCTTGATGGCGGACTTTCCCTGGATGATGTGAAAGATATGGTAAAGTTGAATACCCGCAGGTTTGCCAAAAGACAGATGACATGGTTCAGAGGTTTTTCCGATGTTCAATGGCTGGAGGCAGAGGAACATGAAGGTCCGGAGTCAATCGCAAAGGAGATTATTGCCCTGTATAGACACTAA
- the ltrA gene encoding group II intron reverse transcriptase/maturase encodes MEKVLSSDNVRNAWKQVKANKGAAGVDGMSTKEFPEFARNHWNDIRNHLIEGSYKPSPVKRVEIPKPDGGKRPLGIPTVTDRVIQQSIAQALTPVFDPGFSESSYGFRPNRSAHDAVRKVMEYIRQGYKYAVDIDLSKYFDMVNHDLLMQRLSLRIKDKALLRLINRYLKAGVKVDGKVETTSKGVPQGGPLSPLLSNIVLDELDKELEKRGHKHVRYADDFIILVRSHRAGVRVMRSIKHFLLKNLKLIVNEKKSKVVKSDQCSFLGFIFKGKSIRWSDDSLAEFKRQIRKLTGRSWGVSMNYRLRKLGEYIRGWMGYYGLSEYYRPIPELDHWLRRRIRMCYWKQWRRCHKRVKELLKLGCSKRQAIFTALSRKSYWHLSKTFTTQVGMTNQWLKEQGLVSIKELWVSFHYPNKTR; translated from the coding sequence GTGGAAAAGGTGTTGTCATCAGACAATGTGCGTAACGCATGGAAACAGGTTAAGGCAAACAAAGGAGCTGCCGGTGTAGACGGTATGTCTACAAAGGAGTTTCCTGAATTTGCCAGAAACCACTGGAACGACATCAGAAACCATTTGATAGAAGGGAGCTACAAACCTTCACCGGTTAAACGAGTAGAGATACCTAAGCCGGATGGAGGAAAGCGGCCCCTTGGTATCCCGACAGTTACTGATAGGGTAATTCAGCAGTCAATAGCCCAGGCACTAACACCTGTTTTCGATCCCGGGTTTTCGGAATCGAGCTATGGGTTTCGACCAAATCGATCTGCTCATGATGCGGTAAGAAAGGTAATGGAATATATTAGACAGGGTTACAAGTACGCCGTGGATATTGACCTGTCGAAATACTTCGACATGGTTAACCACGACCTCTTGATGCAGAGGCTAAGCCTTCGTATCAAAGATAAAGCCTTGTTGAGATTGATCAACCGTTACCTGAAAGCCGGAGTCAAAGTTGATGGCAAGGTTGAAACGACCTCTAAAGGGGTTCCGCAGGGAGGACCGCTATCACCTCTTTTATCCAATATCGTACTTGATGAGTTGGATAAGGAGCTTGAAAAGCGTGGGCACAAGCATGTGCGGTACGCAGATGACTTCATCATTTTAGTAAGAAGTCACAGAGCAGGTGTGCGGGTGATGCGAAGCATCAAACATTTTCTCCTGAAGAACCTTAAACTTATAGTCAATGAGAAGAAAAGCAAGGTAGTTAAGTCTGACCAATGTTCATTCCTTGGATTTATTTTTAAAGGAAAGAGTATACGTTGGAGTGATGATTCCTTAGCGGAGTTCAAGAGGCAGATACGTAAGCTAACTGGACGAAGTTGGGGAGTTTCCATGAACTACCGTCTTAGAAAGCTTGGAGAATATATACGAGGTTGGATGGGTTATTACGGATTGTCTGAGTATTACCGGCCAATACCTGAACTTGACCATTGGCTGAGACGCCGCATTCGAATGTGTTACTGGAAACAGTGGCGGCGATGCCACAAGCGTGTAAAGGAGTTGCTAAAGCTTGGATGTTCCAAGCGTCAAGCTATTTTTACGGCTCTTAGCCGTAAAAGCTACTGGCACTTATCAAAAACGTTTACAACTCAAGTTGGTATGACCAATCAGTGGCTCAAGGAACAAGGGCTAGTTTCTATCAAAGAACTATGGGTTTCTTTTCACTACCCAAATAAAACGAGGTAG
- a CDS encoding GNAT family N-acetyltransferase: MTLEIIHVSTSDEIVVVERLAQEIWTQHFTPIIGASQVVYMLEKFQSAEAILSQINSGWEYYLVTVDNEMVGYAGLVPDIDAKRLMLSKIYVKQSARGKSVGKSILDFVERKCKLEDLNTLWLTVNRFNNGAISWYEHRGFVTINEVKKDIGGGFIMDDYVMERKIIIGNA; the protein is encoded by the coding sequence ATGACCCTTGAAATCATCCATGTTTCTACATCTGATGAAATCGTTGTCGTTGAACGTTTGGCGCAGGAAATTTGGACGCAACACTTCACACCAATAATTGGCGCATCACAAGTGGTATATATGCTCGAAAAATTTCAAAGTGCTGAAGCCATTTTGTCTCAGATTAATAGTGGTTGGGAATATTATTTGGTAACGGTCGACAATGAGATGGTTGGATACGCAGGATTAGTTCCTGACATCGACGCTAAGAGATTGATGTTGAGTAAGATCTACGTAAAGCAATCGGCACGTGGTAAAAGCGTGGGCAAGTCAATTCTTGATTTTGTTGAACGAAAATGCAAGTTAGAGGATCTTAACACCTTATGGTTGACAGTGAATCGTTTCAATAATGGCGCAATTTCATGGTATGAGCATCGTGGTTTTGTCACTATTAATGAAGTAAAAAAAGATATTGGAGGCGGTTTTATTATGGATGATTATGTCATGGAGAGAAAAATAATAATCGGTAATGCATAA
- a CDS encoding type II secretion system protein GspD — MKSETYSFSRGYRHRSVDKAGKPFEKSVAILKTNNRRGRNCTVLSLSNIMKIINKKTTTITMVCLLLIINACQSTSNRVNSAKRDKDVRLSENALSNTPQSPSYQEDESSKTVNRANSYSSDVLKKRGIRRSGEKMVLKKQVEVSSVTISPEIRKQLIRDARRATKEKRYGDVIGIADAILKTMPADETALVLKENAQVLREETKHETILKKIAEVDARERNKYFENLKEKSIPYNDIMQFTTEAEWKDIEERTKREIPTKRLEESREHTKRLMLSPSPVPQSISQEMQMKLEERFSIEFIDTTLRDIISFLQEKSGLNFFLHKDARDENINVKLNDVPLSVILEYILPKGSGYLVKDNVVHITKEPLELRVYDVRDLLINMEDRLNLTGQLSAQESYEEAKPAGANKGAYDRVKEIIKLITSTIEPQSWKSGTGTGSGGRGLIAAREGMLGDIVVTHVANVHRRVEDLLAALRSSADLQIKIEARFIAVSDNFLETFGHNIIDFDGSPDHSTRNIADTPGQDSSGNLLPGIFSAAGDTFSDSGVVAGAAGAAGSSGLNLTYQIFDSFFLKGFLKAVQESDEAETVTAPKITLSNTQRGTIKVVTTESYIQSYTIVSQTPQPVMAEIDEGTTFNVRPVVSADRKYVYLEVHPVITDVTLVETDFTTVGSVPSGGGGAAAATNKIQRPQTIKQELSVTVCVPDKGILMIGGLGKRSEAKSSKGVPILSKIPIVKRLFSSSTIDRDIATTGNLIILIKPTVLIREEEETRAFTKGKKNVQIRVPIYGR; from the coding sequence ATGAAAAGCGAGACCTATAGTTTCTCAAGAGGGTATCGCCACAGAAGCGTTGACAAAGCGGGAAAACCGTTTGAAAAGAGTGTAGCTATATTAAAGACCAATAATAGAAGGGGCAGAAACTGCACAGTACTGAGTTTAAGTAATATTATGAAAATTATTAATAAAAAAACCACTACAATTACAATGGTTTGTTTGCTTCTCATAATAAACGCCTGCCAGTCGACATCAAACCGGGTGAACAGTGCAAAAAGAGATAAAGATGTGAGATTAAGCGAAAATGCATTATCCAACACACCTCAATCTCCTTCTTATCAGGAAGATGAAAGCAGCAAAACAGTAAATAGAGCAAATTCATATTCTTCCGATGTATTAAAAAAGAGAGGTATCAGGCGAAGTGGTGAAAAGATGGTACTGAAAAAGCAGGTAGAAGTTTCGTCTGTTACAATTTCACCTGAAATACGGAAACAACTGATTCGAGATGCAAGGCGAGCGACAAAAGAGAAAAGATATGGTGATGTCATTGGTATAGCGGATGCTATATTAAAAACCATGCCTGCTGACGAAACAGCTCTTGTCTTAAAAGAAAATGCTCAGGTGTTGAGGGAAGAGACGAAGCACGAAACAATATTAAAAAAAATAGCAGAAGTAGATGCGCGGGAGAGAAACAAATACTTTGAAAACCTGAAAGAAAAGTCAATACCATATAATGATATAATGCAGTTTACTACAGAGGCGGAATGGAAGGATATTGAGGAGAGGACAAAAAGAGAAATCCCGACAAAAAGACTTGAAGAGAGTCGCGAGCATACAAAGAGGCTGATGCTTTCACCTTCTCCAGTACCGCAATCAATTTCTCAGGAAATGCAAATGAAACTGGAGGAGAGATTTTCAATTGAGTTTATAGATACTACTCTTCGCGATATAATCTCATTTCTTCAGGAAAAGTCCGGGCTGAACTTCTTTTTGCACAAAGATGCGAGGGATGAAAATATAAATGTTAAGCTTAATGATGTGCCTCTTTCTGTAATCCTGGAGTATATCCTGCCAAAAGGCTCGGGGTACCTGGTAAAGGATAATGTCGTCCATATTACTAAAGAGCCGTTGGAATTGAGGGTTTATGATGTCCGTGATCTGCTCATAAACATGGAGGACCGTCTAAACTTAACGGGTCAACTGTCTGCACAGGAGTCATATGAAGAGGCGAAACCTGCCGGTGCAAACAAGGGCGCCTATGACAGGGTCAAGGAAATCATTAAATTGATTACCAGTACGATAGAACCTCAGTCTTGGAAGTCAGGAACTGGCACTGGCAGCGGCGGCAGAGGTTTAATAGCAGCAAGAGAGGGCATGCTGGGAGATATCGTTGTAACACATGTTGCGAATGTTCACAGGCGGGTTGAAGATCTTCTTGCTGCACTGAGATCATCTGCCGATCTTCAGATAAAAATTGAAGCACGGTTTATTGCAGTATCGGATAATTTCCTTGAGACATTTGGGCATAATATTATAGATTTTGACGGAAGCCCTGATCATTCTACCAGAAACATCGCCGATACTCCCGGTCAGGACTCTTCAGGCAATCTTCTCCCCGGTATTTTTTCTGCGGCAGGGGATACGTTTTCTGACTCCGGAGTAGTTGCCGGCGCTGCGGGAGCCGCCGGGTCATCAGGGCTGAATCTTACTTACCAGATTTTTGATAGCTTCTTTCTTAAGGGCTTTTTAAAGGCAGTGCAGGAGAGTGATGAGGCAGAGACCGTTACTGCTCCGAAGATAACGTTGTCAAATACACAGAGAGGAACTATAAAAGTTGTTACAACAGAAAGCTATATACAAAGCTATACAATTGTCAGTCAGACACCACAACCGGTGATGGCGGAAATAGACGAAGGGACCACATTTAATGTGAGGCCTGTTGTAAGCGCGGACCGGAAATATGTATATTTGGAAGTACATCCGGTTATTACCGATGTAACGCTTGTAGAAACTGATTTTACAACAGTTGGGTCAGTCCCATCAGGCGGTGGAGGTGCAGCGGCTGCAACAAATAAAATACAGCGTCCCCAAACTATTAAGCAGGAATTGTCTGTTACCGTTTGTGTGCCAGACAAAGGAATTCTCATGATTGGCGGTTTGGGTAAACGCTCAGAGGCTAAGTCGTCTAAAGGAGTTCCGATACTTTCCAAGATCCCCATTGTAAAAAGACTGTTTTCCAGTAGTACGATTGACAGGGATATTGCAACAACAGGCAATCTGATCATACTCATAAAGCCTACCGTTTTGATCAGGGAGGAGGAGGAAACCCGTGCTTTTACAAAAGGTAAAAAAAATGTACAAATTCGGGTTCCGATATATGGGCGATAA
- a CDS encoding type II toxin-antitoxin system RelE/ParE family toxin translates to MIKSFKCKETEKIFNRSFSRKLPHDIQRTALRKLRMLNRAIKLNDLKVPPSNHLEALYGNRKGQHSIRINDQWRICFKWSGGEANNVEITDYH, encoded by the coding sequence ATGATTAAGTCGTTCAAATGCAAAGAAACGGAAAAAATCTTTAATCGCTCTTTTTCACGTAAGCTTCCTCACGACATTCAACGAACTGCATTGCGAAAACTAAGAATGCTGAATAGAGCAATAAAATTAAATGACTTGAAGGTCCCACCATCAAATCACCTTGAAGCATTGTACGGTAATAGAAAAGGACAACATAGCATTCGAATAAATGATCAATGGAGAATTTGTTTTAAGTGGTCTGGTGGTGAAGCAAACAATGTTGAAATAACAGATTATCATTAG
- a CDS encoding BrnT family toxin, whose protein sequence is MGDNKLLFGCTGFDWDKHNSEKIWLKHQVLPSESEQIFFNLPLVLADSEKHSEKSNRYYVLGHTDVGRKLFVVFTVRATKIRVISARDMSRKERKEYKSHEKENT, encoded by the coding sequence ATGGGTGATAATAAATTATTATTTGGGTGCACAGGCTTTGACTGGGACAAACACAACTCAGAAAAAATATGGCTTAAACACCAGGTGTTACCATCTGAAAGTGAGCAAATATTTTTCAATTTGCCATTGGTCCTTGCTGATTCAGAAAAACATTCGGAGAAAAGCAATAGATATTATGTTCTTGGTCATACTGATGTAGGCAGGAAATTGTTTGTGGTTTTTACTGTTCGAGCGACAAAAATACGAGTGATATCGGCAAGGGATATGAGCCGCAAAGAAAGGAAGGAATATAAGTCACATGAGAAAGAGAATACCTAA
- a CDS encoding IS91 family transposase produces the protein MISLSSIIETFIADFITLYHGSILPSQFKALAAMKDCRTTQSRVMLVQCNDCEKQVFVPHSCGNRNCPHCQSHECQQWLERQLKKEVPADYFMLTFTIPKELRSLAWQHQRLLYSIMIQCCWETVKTFVQNDSVLQGNAGAITVLHTHSRSLDYHPHIHLVMPAGAINQKKKLWSFKKSEGKTRCLFNHKALAKVFRAKMLDAVNKAALTLPVNYPKTWVVDCKFVGNGEKALVYLGRYLYKGIIQEKDIIACKDGQVTFRYQDSKSKKMLTRTLPGSQFLRLILQHVLPKGFRRTRNFGFLHPNSNRLIALLQYLTGINPNKSSAWFRERPKLTCKCCGGIMKIIKTMIPPSHKSRSFPYKLTKEEAVLVM, from the coding sequence ATGATATCTCTCTCCTCTATAATTGAGACCTTCATTGCTGACTTTATCACTCTTTATCATGGTTCGATCCTGCCAAGTCAATTCAAAGCCCTGGCAGCCATGAAGGATTGTCGCACTACGCAAAGCCGCGTCATGCTGGTCCAATGTAATGACTGTGAAAAACAGGTTTTTGTACCGCACTCCTGCGGTAACCGCAATTGTCCTCATTGTCAGAGTCATGAGTGTCAGCAGTGGTTGGAGCGTCAACTGAAAAAAGAAGTGCCTGCTGACTATTTTATGCTCACCTTTACTATACCCAAAGAGCTTCGATCATTAGCATGGCAGCATCAACGCTTGCTTTACTCGATAATGATACAGTGTTGTTGGGAAACCGTAAAAACCTTTGTCCAAAATGACAGCGTATTACAAGGAAACGCTGGAGCCATCACTGTTTTGCACACCCACTCTCGCTCTCTCGATTACCACCCGCATATCCATCTGGTAATGCCAGCCGGGGCCATCAATCAGAAGAAAAAACTTTGGAGCTTCAAAAAAAGCGAAGGAAAGACGCGGTGTCTTTTCAATCACAAAGCGCTGGCTAAAGTGTTTCGAGCAAAAATGCTCGATGCCGTGAACAAAGCGGCTCTTACGCTTCCAGTTAATTATCCCAAAACATGGGTCGTCGATTGCAAATTTGTCGGCAACGGTGAAAAGGCACTGGTCTATCTTGGTCGTTATCTCTACAAAGGGATCATTCAAGAGAAAGATATTATTGCGTGTAAAGATGGTCAGGTGACCTTTCGTTACCAGGATAGTAAGAGCAAAAAAATGCTCACAAGAACGCTTCCCGGCTCGCAGTTTCTCAGGTTGATTCTCCAGCATGTTCTACCCAAAGGTTTCAGACGAACACGGAACTTTGGTTTCCTCCACCCTAATAGCAATCGCTTGATTGCATTGCTTCAGTACCTTACCGGTATCAACCCGAATAAGTCGTCAGCCTGGTTCAGAGAGCGTCCAAAGCTTACGTGCAAATGCTGTGGAGGAATAATGAAGATCATAAAAACGATGATACCTCCATCACACAAATCCAGGTCTTTCCCCTACAAGTTAACAAAAGAGGAGGCTGTTCTGGTTATGTAA
- a CDS encoding BrnA antitoxin family protein → MRKRIPKFKSEDKEREYWAKQDSTEVLDWKKAKKVILPNLKPSVKTISLRLPESMLEELKLLANKRDVPYQSLLKIFLSERIDEELHLTKA, encoded by the coding sequence ATGAGAAAGAGAATACCTAAATTCAAAAGCGAAGATAAAGAAAGAGAGTATTGGGCAAAACAGGATTCTACAGAGGTTCTGGACTGGAAAAAGGCAAAAAAAGTTATATTGCCGAACTTAAAGCCATCAGTCAAGACAATTTCTCTTCGTCTTCCAGAGTCAATGCTGGAAGAGCTCAAACTTTTGGCAAACAAAAGAGACGTACCATATCAATCTTTATTGAAAATCTTTTTGTCAGAGAGAATCGATGAGGAGCTACATTTAACAAAGGCATAA
- a CDS encoding integron integrase, translated as MEDKPKFRPNTSLKLMDQVREVLRYHHYAYRTETSYCQWILRYVRFFGNKTHPKDLSSQHVERFLSNLTTQGKVSASTQRQALNAIIFLYREVLDLPLDGKISPIRSKKQQRPPTVLTQEEVKNLLQMMRGTHALMSKLLYGSGLRLMECIRLRIQDVDFGQNKIFVRGGKGGKDRTTLLPGNVREELQTHIRYVINLHHRDSEDGFGKVYLPEVLARKYPNAEGETRWQYVFPAKKRSVDPRSGRKMRHHVMESCLQKAVKSAVNRAGILKRVGCHTLRHSFATHMLENGVNIRVLQTL; from the coding sequence ATGGAAGATAAGCCCAAGTTTCGCCCCAATACCTCTTTAAAGTTGATGGACCAGGTACGGGAGGTTTTGCGCTACCATCATTATGCCTACCGCACTGAAACCTCATATTGCCAGTGGATATTGCGTTACGTACGTTTTTTCGGCAACAAGACACATCCAAAGGACCTCAGTTCTCAGCATGTTGAGAGGTTTTTATCTAACCTGACGACACAAGGAAAGGTTTCAGCTTCGACCCAGCGTCAGGCACTAAACGCCATTATCTTCCTTTACCGTGAAGTTCTTGATCTGCCTCTTGACGGTAAAATCTCACCTATTCGCTCTAAAAAGCAACAACGGCCACCAACAGTCCTTACTCAAGAAGAGGTCAAAAACCTGCTTCAAATGATGCGCGGAACGCATGCATTAATGTCAAAATTACTGTACGGTTCAGGCCTGCGTCTTATGGAATGTATAAGACTGCGCATCCAGGACGTTGATTTTGGCCAAAATAAAATTTTTGTTCGCGGGGGTAAAGGCGGCAAAGACAGGACTACCTTACTACCCGGGAACGTCCGCGAAGAGCTTCAAACACACATAAGGTATGTAATCAATCTTCATCACCGTGACAGTGAAGATGGTTTCGGAAAAGTTTATCTACCAGAAGTTTTAGCCCGTAAATATCCGAACGCAGAAGGTGAGACCCGCTGGCAATATGTCTTTCCCGCAAAAAAAAGATCCGTTGATCCAAGATCTGGCCGTAAAATGCGACATCATGTTATGGAATCGTGCCTTCAAAAAGCAGTTAAAAGCGCCGTTAATCGAGCAGGTATTTTGAAGCGCGTGGGTTGTCATACTTTGCGCCACAGTTTTGCTACCCATATGTTGGAAAACGGCGTCAATATCAGGGTTTTACAAACATTGTAG
- a CDS encoding IS91 family transposase, which produces MISLSSIIETFIADFITLYHGSILPSQFKALAAMKDCRTTQSRVMLVQCNDCEKQVFVPHSCGNRNCPHCQSHECQQWLERQLKKEVPADYFMLTFTIPKELRSLAWQHQRLLYSIMIQCCWETVKTFVQNDSVLQGNAGAITVLHTHSRSLDYHPHIHLVMPAGAINQKKKLWSFKKSEGKTRYLFNHKALAKVFRAKTLDAVNKAALTLPVNYPKTWVVDCKFVGNGEKALVYLGRYLYKGVIQEKDIIACKDGQVTFRYQDSKSKKMLTRTLPGSQFLRLILQHVLPKGFRRTRNFGFLHPNSKRLIALLQYLTGINPNKLSAWFRERPKLTCKCCGGIMKIIKTMIPPSHKSRSFPYKLIKEEAALVM; this is translated from the coding sequence ATGATATCTCTCTCCTCTATAATTGAGACCTTCATTGCTGACTTTATCACTCTTTATCATGGTTCGATCCTGCCAAGTCAATTCAAAGCCCTGGCAGCCATGAAGGATTGTCGCACTACGCAAAGCCGCGTCATGCTGGTCCAATGTAATGACTGTGAAAAACAGGTTTTTGTACCGCACTCCTGCGGTAACCGCAATTGTCCTCATTGTCAGAGTCATGAGTGTCAGCAGTGGTTGGAGCGTCAACTGAAAAAAGAAGTGCCTGCTGACTATTTTATGCTCACCTTTACTATACCCAAAGAGCTTCGATCATTAGCATGGCAGCATCAACGCTTGCTTTACTCGATAATGATACAGTGTTGTTGGGAAACCGTAAAAACCTTTGTCCAAAATGACAGCGTATTACAAGGAAACGCTGGAGCCATCACTGTTTTGCACACCCACTCTCGCTCTCTCGATTACCACCCGCATATCCATCTGGTAATGCCAGCCGGGGCCATCAATCAGAAGAAAAAGCTTTGGAGCTTCAAAAAAAGCGAAGGAAAGACGCGGTACCTTTTCAATCACAAAGCGCTGGCTAAAGTGTTTCGAGCAAAAACGCTCGATGCCGTGAACAAAGCGGCTCTTACGCTTCCAGTTAATTATCCCAAAACATGGGTCGTCGATTGCAAATTTGTCGGCAACGGTGAAAAGGCACTGGTCTATCTTGGTCGTTATCTCTACAAAGGGGTCATTCAAGAGAAAGATATTATTGCGTGTAAAGATGGTCAGGTGACCTTTCGTTACCAGGATAGTAAGAGCAAAAAAATGCTCACAAGAACACTTCCCGGCTCGCAGTTTCTCAGGTTGATTCTCCAGCATGTTCTACCCAAAGGTTTCAGGCGAACACGGAATTTTGGTTTCCTCCACCCTAATAGCAAACGCTTGATTGCATTGCTTCAGTACCTTACCGGTATCAACCCGAATAAGTTGTCAGCCTGGTTCAGAGAGCGTCCAAAGCTTACGTGCAAATGCTGTGGAGGAATAATGAAGATCATAAAAACGATGATACCGCCATCACACAAATCCAGGTCTTTCCCCTACAAGTTAATAAAAGAGGAGGCTGCCCTGGTTATGTAA
- the pilM gene encoding type IV pilus biogenesis protein PilM, which yields MNFKDIYKKGFSAIGLSGNKSAWGLEICDSSIKAVKASFRDGQLFVEAIDRIGFLSQDHERSLKKPELIEHAIGVFKERNLISKSDKVIVSLSGKMILSRFFTLPPIKQNRIGDALKFELRKQVPFEPEEIVWDYQQFVDDGTENRGVKIGLFATKKENIFGLLPGLAPIRVNLDAIQITPIAIYNLVSLGSDSSEDAIVINVEQGNTDFIVVGKSKYWNRSIPISEVNMTLIREIQRSIGYYISVSKGTKPKTLYLMGDVFEDDEKIKFVDENLESEVRFLDLLDNIRIVKDFDHPVITKKIFMALKPH from the coding sequence ATGAATTTTAAAGATATTTACAAAAAGGGATTCAGTGCCATTGGGCTGTCCGGGAATAAAAGCGCCTGGGGGCTGGAGATTTGCGATAGCAGTATAAAAGCCGTAAAGGCAAGCTTCCGTGATGGGCAACTGTTTGTGGAAGCAATTGACAGGATTGGCTTTTTATCACAGGACCATGAAAGATCGCTTAAAAAACCGGAACTTATTGAGCATGCGATAGGCGTTTTTAAAGAGCGTAATTTAATCAGTAAGTCAGACAAAGTAATTGTTTCTCTTTCCGGGAAAATGATACTTTCAAGGTTTTTTACCCTGCCACCAATTAAACAGAACCGTATTGGAGACGCATTAAAATTTGAATTACGTAAGCAGGTCCCTTTTGAACCCGAAGAAATTGTGTGGGACTATCAACAATTTGTTGACGATGGAACGGAAAATAGAGGTGTTAAAATAGGGTTATTTGCCACAAAAAAAGAAAATATATTTGGTCTTTTACCTGGCCTGGCCCCAATAAGAGTAAACCTGGATGCTATTCAAATTACCCCTATTGCAATCTACAATCTTGTTAGTTTAGGTTCGGATTCAAGCGAAGATGCTATTGTTATCAATGTTGAGCAGGGGAATACTGATTTTATCGTGGTAGGAAAGTCAAAATACTGGAATAGAAGCATTCCTATTTCAGAAGTAAATATGACCCTTATACGGGAGATACAGAGATCAATCGGGTATTATATCTCTGTCTCAAAAGGTACTAAGCCGAAAACGTTATACTTAATGGGTGATGTATTTGAAGATGATGAAAAGATTAAATTTGTTGATGAAAACCTGGAAAGTGAAGTTCGGTTTCTTGACTTGTTAGATAATATCAGAATAGTAAAAGATTTTGATCATCCCGTGATAACAAAAAAAATATTTATGGCTTTGAAACCGCATTAG
- a CDS encoding HigA family addiction module antitoxin encodes MSTEKMKPIHPGEILLEEFLKPMGLSQNQLANDIGVPPRRINEIVHGKRRITADTALRLAHYFKMSPQFWLGLQMDYDLDIEEDKLSKRLKKEVSIYKAVHELT; translated from the coding sequence ATGAGTACAGAAAAGATGAAACCAATCCATCCCGGAGAAATACTTTTGGAAGAATTTCTGAAACCAATGGGGTTAAGTCAAAATCAACTGGCCAATGATATTGGTGTTCCTCCGCGCAGAATCAATGAAATAGTACATGGAAAACGCAGAATTACAGCTGACACAGCGCTTCGCTTAGCACATTATTTCAAAATGTCCCCACAGTTTTGGCTAGGATTGCAAATGGATTACGACCTCGACATTGAAGAAGATAAACTTTCAAAGCGACTTAAAAAAGAAGTAAGTATTTACAAAGCAGTTCATGAACTCACATAA